The Pyrus communis chromosome 2, drPyrComm1.1, whole genome shotgun sequence genome includes a window with the following:
- the LOC137725301 gene encoding cytochrome b561 and DOMON domain-containing protein At4g12980-like, with amino-acid sequence MASSSSSSSLSIFLPLTLLCLISPALSLACTSQTFTNNKLYSKCADLPVLSSFLHWTYDPANSTLSIAFISPPSKTDGWIAWAINPTSTGMAGSQTLLAYQKSDGSMTVKTFNISSYKDIVESKLSFDVWDTAAESSGGVFRLFAKLKVEKETVNQVWQVGPSVSDGFPVKHDFLTPNLNSKGTLSLTGGTTTTTVSGGSKMKKRNIHGILNAVSWGLMFPIGIIIARYLRAFPSADPAWFYLHIFCQVSGYAIGVAGWATGIKLGSESKGVVYTNHRNIGIALFALATLQIFALFLRPKKEHKFRFYWNIYHHALGYTILVLGIINVFKGLDILNPAKHWRSTYIIVIIALGALALLLEAITWIVVLKRKSSKSTKPYDGLNNGQG; translated from the exons atggcttcttcttcctcctcctcttctctctcaatATTTCTACCGCTCACCCTCCTTTGTCTTATCTCACCCGCGCTTTCCCTCGCCTGCACCTCCCAAACCTTCACCAACAACAAGCTTTACTCGAAATGCGCCGACCTCCCTGTCCTCAGCTCCTTCCTCCACTGGACCTACGACCCCGCCAACTCCACTCTCTCCATCGCCTTCATCTCGCCACCCTCCAAAACCGATGGCTGGATCGCCTGGGCCATCAACCCGACGTCCACCGGGATGGCTGGGTCCCAGACGCTCCTCGCCTACCAGAAGTCCGACGGCTCCATGACCGTTAAAACCTTCAACATCAGCTCGTACAAGGATATTGTCGAGTCGAAGCTGTCGTTCGACGTGTGGGACACTGCGGCCGAGTCGTCCGGCGGCGTTTTTAGGCTGTTTGCGAAGTTGAAGGTGGAGAAGGAGACGGTGAACCAGGTTTGGCAGGTGGGGCCCTCTGTTTCCGATGGGTTTCCGGTTAAACACGACTTCCTGACGCCGAATCTTAACTCGAAAGGGACACTGAGCTTGACCggcggcaccaccaccaccaccgttaGCGGGgggtccaagatgaagaagagaAAT ATACATGGAATTTTGAATGCTGTGAGTTGGGGATTGATGTTCCCAATTGGAATCATCATAGCAAGATATTTGAGGGCTTTTCCGTCCGCGGATCCAGCTTGGTTTTATCTTCATATATTTTGCCAGGTATCTGGTTATGCCATTGGTGTCGCCGGCTGGGCTACCGGAATTAAGCTCGGAAGTGAGTCCAAGGGGGTGGTTTACACTAATCATCGCAACATTGGAATTGCCCTGTTTGCCTTAGCAACTCTGCAG ATATTCGCATTGTTCTTGAGGCCGAAGAAGGAGCACAAGTTCAGGTTCTACTGGAACATCTACCACCACGCTCTTGGATACACGATTCTTGTCCTCGGCATTATAAATGTGTTTAAGGGCTTAGACATACTAAATCCTGCTAAGCATTGGAGATCTACTTACATAATTGTGATTATTGCGTTGGGTGCACTTGCATTGTTATTGGAAGCAATCACTTGGATTGTGGTCTTGAAGAGAAAGTCAAGTAAGTCCACCAAGCCGTATGATGGATTGAACAACGGACAAGGCTGA
- the LOC137726179 gene encoding auxin-induced in root cultures protein 12-like, whose amino-acid sequence MASSLPLSLLLQISCISLLLALLISPAAQAATCTSQTFKNNKVYSNCNDLPVLNSYLHWTYNRSNSSLSIAFIATPAKTGGWVAWAINPTAEKMAGSQALLAHPTTDGTPVVKTYNISSYSSIIPGKLSFDVWDISAEFSNSTYMIFATVKVPENKESVNQVWQVGPGVNTTTGFPEKHDFAPANLRSYGPLNLVANATTNSTTNTTSGALRTRSGGNMGLFSVLLLVLGALIAL is encoded by the coding sequence ATGgcttcctctctccctctctctctcctcctccaaaTCTCATGCATTTCCCTCCTATTGGCTCTGCTAATCTCACCCGCCGCACAAGCAGCCACCTGCACCTCACAGACATTCAAAAACAACAAGGTCTACTCCAACTGCAACGACCTCCCCGTCCTCAACTCCTACCTCCACTGGACGTACAACCGCTCCAACTCCTCTCTCTCCATTGCCTTCATCGCCACCCCCGCCAAGACCGGCGGCTGGGTCGCTTGGGCCATCAACCCCACAGCCGAAAAAATGGCCGGGTCTCAGGCCCTACTGGCCCACCCAACGACCGACGGCACCCCGGTCGTCAAAACCTACAACATCAGCTCCTACAGCTCCATCATTCCAGGAAAGCTCTCGTTCGACGTCTGGGACATCAGCGCCGAGTTCTCCAACAGCACCTACATGATCTTCGCCACCGTCAAGGTCCCAGAAAACAAGGAGTCCGTCAACCAGGTCTGGCAGGTGGGCCCCGGAGTCAACACCACCACTGGTTTCCCTGAAAAGCATGACTTTGCCCCCGCCAATCTCAGGTCCTATGGGCCCTTGAACTTGGTAGCTAATGCCACCACTAACTCCACTACCAATACCACCAGTGGGGCTTTGAGGACTAGGAGTGGAGGAAACATGGGTTTGTTTTCCGTTTTGCTTTTGGTTCTTGGAGCTCTCATTGCTCTCTAA